Proteins from one Oncorhynchus masou masou isolate Uvic2021 chromosome 12, UVic_Omas_1.1, whole genome shotgun sequence genomic window:
- the LOC135550738 gene encoding ras-related protein Rab-24-like yields MTMRVDAKVVMLGKESVGKTSLVERYVHHRFLVGPYQNTIGAAFVAKPIQVGDKVVTLGIWDTAGSERYEAMSRIYYRGARAAIVCYDLTDTSSFQRARFWVKELQNCDKHCKIYLCGTKIDLIESDRGLRQVDYHDVQDFADEIGAKHFETSSKTGNNVDELFQKVAEDYNSISFQFLTEETGIDLGQKKDSYFSSCCHS; encoded by the exons ATGACTATGCGTGTGGATGCAAAAGTTGTTATGCTTGGGAAAGAGAGTGTGGGCAAGACCAGCCTTGTGGAGAGATATGTTCACCACCGCTTTCTTGTCGGCCCCTACCAGAAC ACTATTGGGGCTGCATTTGTTGCCAAACCAATCCAGGTGGGAGACAAGGTGGTTACACTGGGAATATGG GACACGGCTGGATCAGAGCGCTACGAGGCTATGAGTAGAATCTACTACAGAGGAGCCAGGGCTGCCATTGTCTGCTATG ATTTGACGGACACCAGCAGTTTCCAGCGAGCTAGATTCTGGGTGAAGGAGCTGCAAAACTGTGACAAG CACTGCAAGATATACCTGTGTGGCACAAAGATTGACCTGATTGAGAGTGACCGGGGCCTGCGGCAAGTAGACTACCATGACGTTCAGGACTTTGCTGACG AGATTGGGGCTAAACATTTTGAAACATCCAGTAAAACAGGAAACAACGTGG ATGAGCTGTTCCAAAAGGTTGCAGAGGACTACAACAGCATCTCCTTTCAATTCTTGACCG AAGAGACCGGTATTGACTTGGGTCAGAAGAAGGactcttatttctcttcctgcTGCCACAGTTAA